From Microlunatus capsulatus, a single genomic window includes:
- a CDS encoding glucoamylase, with translation MTTAAPAGRPRTGRPLRRALRPLALGLVVVLVYGLCPAGAASRAVRDRVVPLDALTTGVGAGGRLEPVQDAALLLPGSRVLAGAPGAAGRRRAEQAWLASGSVPAVPGLEGSTMVRDALLDLRTLALPDGVPVAAWSPPWRYVWPRDSALAAAALARTGHPADAAAVLDFLQRVQPASGVFAARYSPDGSGVPDDRGEQLDGTGWALWALAAVVEAAPAADRAALLARWAPLLDRSTAAARAAVDDGRRLPPAGPDYWEVPERRPTLATAALLRAGLAAAARLQGLAGDPAAAERAGAAADRLAATVRARFGDGYPRHPGGPASSVDLGVVFLLPPFAEHADPDAVAAFARVPRAMLRPAGGLAPGGSWRDDGISWTTSTSSCALAAAALGDRAGAQAWLRWLDAHRTAAGSLPEKVLADGSPAAVAPLAWASAAVVLAAVELGP, from the coding sequence ATGACCACCGCGGCCCCGGCCGGACGGCCCCGGACCGGCCGGCCGCTCCGCCGCGCGCTGCGCCCGCTGGCCCTCGGCCTCGTGGTCGTGCTGGTCTACGGCCTGTGCCCGGCCGGGGCCGCCTCCCGCGCGGTCCGGGACCGGGTCGTCCCCCTCGACGCGCTGACGACCGGCGTCGGCGCCGGCGGACGGCTGGAGCCGGTGCAGGACGCCGCGCTGCTGCTGCCCGGCAGCCGGGTGCTCGCGGGCGCCCCGGGTGCCGCCGGGCGACGGCGGGCCGAGCAGGCGTGGCTGGCCTCGGGCTCGGTCCCGGCGGTGCCCGGCCTGGAGGGCAGCACGATGGTCCGCGACGCCCTGCTGGACCTGCGCACGCTCGCCCTCCCCGACGGGGTGCCGGTGGCGGCCTGGTCGCCGCCCTGGCGCTACGTCTGGCCGCGCGACTCCGCGCTGGCCGCGGCGGCGCTGGCCCGGACGGGCCACCCGGCCGACGCGGCCGCGGTGCTCGACTTCCTGCAGCGCGTGCAGCCGGCGTCCGGGGTCTTCGCCGCGCGCTACTCACCCGACGGCTCCGGGGTGCCCGACGACCGGGGCGAGCAGCTGGACGGGACCGGCTGGGCGCTGTGGGCGCTGGCCGCGGTCGTCGAGGCGGCCCCCGCCGCCGACCGCGCGGCCCTGCTGGCCCGGTGGGCGCCGCTGCTGGACCGCTCCACCGCGGCCGCCCGCGCCGCCGTGGACGACGGCCGGCGGCTGCCGCCCGCGGGTCCTGACTACTGGGAGGTGCCCGAGCGCCGCCCGACGCTGGCCACGGCGGCGCTGCTCCGGGCCGGGCTGGCCGCGGCCGCGCGCCTGCAGGGGCTGGCCGGCGACCCGGCCGCCGCGGAGCGCGCGGGCGCGGCGGCCGACCGCCTGGCCGCCACCGTCCGCGCCCGCTTCGGCGACGGCTACCCGCGCCACCCGGGAGGGCCGGCGTCGTCGGTGGACCTCGGCGTCGTCTTCCTGCTGCCCCCGTTCGCCGAGCACGCCGACCCCGACGCCGTCGCGGCCTTCGCGCGGGTTCCGCGGGCGATGCTGCGGCCCGCGGGCGGGCTGGCGCCGGGCGGGTCGTGGCGCGACGACGGGATCAGCTGGACGACGTCGACCTCGAGCTGCGCGCTGGCCGCGGCCGCGCTCGGCGACCGGGCCGGGGCGCAGGCGTGGCTGCGCTGGCTGGACGCGCACCGCACCGCGGCCGGCTCGCTGCCGGAGAAGGTGCTGGCCGACGGCAGCCCCGCGGCGGTCGCCCCGCTGGCCTGGGCCAGCGCCGCGGTGGTGCTGGCGGCCGTCGAGCTCGGTCCCTGA